The proteins below are encoded in one region of Tessaracoccus aquimaris:
- a CDS encoding sugar-binding protein, with product MNISRRNLLSVSAAAVAVGALSACSSERGGGTSPAPTGTTGGGGAAGALIGIAMPTKSLERWNRDGAHLVELLEKAGYKTSLQYADNKQDQQNNQVQNMINDGAKVLVIASIDGTALGPVLTAAASAGVKVIAYDRLINGSKDVDYYATFDNYKVGQLQGQFILDNADKYKGADGTINLEPFAGSPDDNNAKFFFSGAWDLVGPEVASGKFAVPSGKAPKTNEEWTTIGIQAWKSETAQSEMENRLNSFYAGKKVNIVLSPNDSLALGIEQALDGAGYKVGTDWPLVTGQDADLANVKAILDGKQSMTVWKDTRKLGEQVATMVDQLIKGETVSVNDEKTYDNGVKVVPTYLVEPEVVTKDNVQSALVDSGFYKASDLGL from the coding sequence ATGAACATCTCACGTCGCAATCTCTTGTCGGTCTCGGCGGCCGCGGTGGCGGTTGGCGCACTGTCGGCCTGCAGCAGCGAGCGTGGCGGGGGCACGTCGCCAGCACCCACCGGCACCACCGGTGGCGGTGGCGCCGCTGGCGCGCTGATCGGCATCGCAATGCCCACCAAGAGCCTCGAGCGCTGGAACCGTGACGGCGCCCACCTCGTCGAACTGCTCGAGAAGGCCGGCTACAAGACCAGCCTGCAGTACGCGGACAACAAGCAGGACCAGCAGAACAACCAGGTCCAGAACATGATCAATGACGGCGCCAAGGTGCTCGTCATCGCCTCCATCGACGGCACCGCGCTCGGTCCGGTCCTGACCGCTGCCGCGAGCGCGGGCGTCAAGGTCATCGCATACGACCGCCTGATCAACGGTTCGAAGGACGTCGACTACTACGCGACCTTCGACAACTACAAGGTCGGCCAGTTGCAGGGCCAGTTCATCCTCGACAACGCAGACAAGTACAAGGGCGCCGACGGCACCATCAACCTGGAGCCCTTCGCAGGGTCGCCCGACGACAACAACGCGAAGTTCTTCTTCTCGGGCGCCTGGGACCTCGTCGGCCCCGAGGTCGCGTCGGGCAAGTTCGCCGTCCCCTCCGGCAAGGCGCCGAAGACCAACGAGGAATGGACCACCATCGGCATCCAGGCCTGGAAGTCGGAGACGGCCCAGTCCGAGATGGAGAACCGGCTCAACTCGTTCTACGCCGGCAAGAAGGTCAACATCGTCCTGTCGCCGAACGACTCCCTCGCGCTCGGCATCGAGCAGGCGCTCGACGGCGCAGGCTACAAGGTCGGCACCGACTGGCCGCTCGTCACGGGCCAGGATGCCGACCTCGCCAACGTCAAGGCCATCCTCGACGGCAAGCAGTCGATGACCGTCTGGAAGGACACCCGCAAGCTGGGTGAGCAGGTCGCCACCATGGTCGATCAGCTCATCAAGGGCGAGACCGTCTCCGTCAACGACGAGAAGACCTACGACAATGGCGTGAAGGTCGTGCCGACCTACCTCGTCGAGCCTGAGGTCGTCACGAAGGACAACGTCCAGAGCGCCCTCGTCGACTCCGGCTTCTACAAGGCCTCCGATCTGGGTCTGTGA